In Vagococcus luciliae, one genomic interval encodes:
- the thiW gene encoding energy coupling factor transporter S component ThiW, whose translation MPSQTTNLKKLLILSLMIAMDVVLSPLFRIEGMAPMSSVMNVIGVMLMGPFYGTIMAFVCGVLRMMLLGIPPLALTGAVFGALLAGIFYKIYPTVYSAMFGEFLGTGIIGSLLSYPVMAWFTGSRNGMYWFFYTPRFIGGAVIGSFVAFIVMKKLANVPTFQRIQAMFFNVKVGEEQHVTS comes from the coding sequence ATGCCGTCTCAAACTACTAATTTAAAAAAACTATTGATTTTATCTCTAATGATTGCGATGGATGTGGTGTTATCGCCACTCTTTCGTATTGAGGGGATGGCTCCAATGTCTAGTGTGATGAACGTGATTGGTGTGATGTTAATGGGACCCTTTTACGGTACCATCATGGCATTTGTTTGCGGTGTACTCCGAATGATGCTTCTAGGGATTCCCCCACTGGCCTTAACAGGTGCTGTTTTTGGCGCATTACTTGCTGGCATTTTTTACAAAATTTATCCAACCGTATATAGTGCAATGTTTGGTGAATTTTTAGGAACAGGAATTATTGGTTCGCTATTATCTTATCCTGTAATGGCTTGGTTTACAGGAAGTCGTAATGGTATGTACTGGTTTTTCTATACACCAAGATTTATCGGTGGCGCTGTGATTGGTTCATTTGTAGCCTTTATTGTGATGAAAAAATTAGCGAATGTTCCAACGTTTCAACGAATTCAAGCGATGTTTTTTAATGTGAAAGTGGGTGAAGAGCAACATGTTACGAGTTAA
- a CDS encoding PTS sugar transporter subunit IIB — protein MEKSILFICESGISASLFVSKMLESLREHGLNYDVDYAPVQRVETKLSQQHYDVILLAPQIKRYEKELRSLLEEKSHESYVSGIQDDEFITMNIERILERIR, from the coding sequence ATGGAAAAAAGTATTTTATTTATCTGTGAGTCAGGTATTAGTGCCTCGTTATTTGTTTCAAAAATGTTAGAGAGTTTAAGAGAACATGGTTTGAATTATGATGTGGATTATGCACCAGTTCAACGTGTGGAAACAAAATTGTCACAACAACATTATGATGTGATTTTACTTGCACCACAAATTAAACGTTATGAAAAAGAATTAAGAAGTTTACTTGAAGAAAAATCACATGAATCGTATGTGAGTGGTATTCAAGATGACGAATTCATTACAATGAATATTGAGCGAATCCTAGAACGAATTAGATAA
- a CDS encoding DUF4809 family protein: MEKVMVHCTTEIVHGGCNVCPTTATATYEVELSGKMIGIPNLDVVSLLRPIVREHGYKERQEYDVTGDYDVFETSNNSVDVFETYQGLRFKNQEIEKEVKPTYESDDDVFKVVNELLTDLFKLDAVEFVTDIPEN; this comes from the coding sequence ATGGAAAAAGTAATGGTACATTGTACAACTGAAATTGTACATGGTGGATGTAATGTCTGCCCAACAACTGCTACCGCTACTTATGAGGTAGAATTGTCAGGTAAAATGATTGGGATTCCGAATTTAGATGTTGTGTCACTTCTTCGCCCAATTGTGAGAGAGCATGGTTATAAAGAACGTCAAGAATATGATGTGACAGGTGATTATGATGTGTTTGAAACATCAAACAACAGTGTAGATGTATTTGAAACCTATCAAGGACTACGCTTTAAAAATCAAGAAATTGAAAAAGAAGTCAAACCTACTTATGAATCAGATGATGACGTATTTAAAGTAGTAAATGAGTTGTTAACAGATTTATTTAAACTTGATGCGGTAGAATTTGTGACAGACATACCTGAAAATTAA
- a CDS encoding hydroxyethylthiazole kinase, whose translation MLRVNQFQTPFPLIPSPLVHCITNSVTCETVANSVLYIGGKPIMTEDTRDFSDLYEQVGGVLINIGHLSEEKETAMELAMEEAHKHNVPIVVDNVGVSSSRIRKEVANKLLSLEPTVVKGNVSEMRTLCNLASHGKGVDAAEEDQDSSAMKELEEGLLALTKIHPNTCFLATGPSDLVVYQSQVLLLQNGIEALDKFTGTGDVVGALIATLLGSGVDVLPSVLQAVSYFNLCGEKALEIVQNDAKIASIREETLNQLSLLKQNESWQNGIKGDWL comes from the coding sequence ATGTTACGAGTTAATCAATTTCAAACTCCCTTTCCTCTAATACCTTCTCCTCTAGTGCATTGTATTACGAACTCAGTGACATGTGAAACGGTCGCAAATAGTGTGTTATACATTGGAGGAAAGCCAATTATGACAGAAGATACGCGAGATTTTTCAGATTTATATGAACAAGTAGGTGGCGTGTTAATCAATATTGGCCATTTGTCAGAAGAAAAAGAAACTGCTATGGAACTCGCCATGGAAGAGGCTCATAAGCACAACGTCCCTATCGTTGTAGATAATGTCGGCGTCTCTAGTTCAAGAATACGAAAAGAAGTAGCCAACAAATTATTGTCTCTTGAACCAACTGTTGTCAAAGGCAATGTGTCAGAAATGCGAACGTTGTGTAATTTAGCTAGTCATGGAAAAGGTGTCGATGCAGCCGAAGAAGACCAAGATTCGTCAGCGATGAAAGAATTAGAAGAAGGGCTATTAGCACTAACCAAAATCCATCCAAATACGTGTTTTTTAGCGACAGGACCAAGTGATTTAGTGGTGTATCAATCACAAGTTTTGCTACTACAAAATGGCATTGAGGCATTAGATAAATTCACAGGGACGGGAGATGTCGTTGGGGCATTAATTGCAACACTTTTAGGTAGTGGGGTGGATGTATTGCCAAGTGTTTTACAGGCAGTAAGCTATTTTAATTTGTGTGGTGAAAAAGCATTAGAAATAGTTCAAAATGACGCGAAAATTGCGAGCATTCGCGAAGAAACATTGAATCAATTATCACTATTAAAACAAAATGAGTCATGGCAAAATGGGATAAAAGGAGATTGGTTATGA
- a CDS encoding energy-coupling factor transporter transmembrane component T has product MSVTKSSALVLSGLLLLLTIELSFTSSVTLNWFVVLVSALYLISKKKWFGLFGLVFFPLIPALGTYWSVYLYGNNPDYGLVLVSRTFAFAAIGMVFAFGVDLEELLLILEQKKLPTSFVYGILVVLHAMPVIQREIVALREASLFRGKKLHFYSPLMYLKVIFVANHWRDSYTEAMFSRGFDEEGERTHYTQYKVCPKSLATLGVLTIVSQLILIIT; this is encoded by the coding sequence ATGTCAGTGACGAAAAGTTCTGCTTTAGTGCTAAGCGGACTACTACTACTTTTGACTATTGAATTGTCATTTACCTCATCTGTGACGTTAAACTGGTTTGTTGTGTTAGTCAGTGCTTTGTATCTTATTAGTAAGAAAAAATGGTTTGGGTTGTTTGGTTTAGTTTTTTTTCCATTAATTCCAGCTTTAGGAACGTATTGGTCAGTTTATTTATATGGAAATAATCCTGATTATGGTCTTGTTCTAGTGAGTCGAACCTTTGCTTTTGCAGCGATAGGCATGGTGTTTGCATTTGGTGTCGACTTAGAAGAATTACTCTTAATTTTAGAGCAAAAAAAATTACCAACGTCATTTGTTTACGGCATTTTAGTTGTTTTACATGCGATGCCTGTGATTCAACGAGAGATCGTAGCACTAAGGGAAGCCAGTTTATTTCGTGGGAAAAAACTACATTTTTATTCGCCATTGATGTATTTAAAAGTTATTTTTGTCGCCAATCATTGGCGGGATAGTTACACAGAGGCCATGTTTTCAAGAGGATTTGATGAAGAAGGCGAAAGGACGCATTACACACAATATAAAGTGTGTCCTAAAAGTTTAGCTACATTAGGCGTATTAACGATCGTATCACAACTTATATTAATCATTACTTAG
- a CDS encoding ABC transporter ATP-binding protein, with protein MRGIELSELTIKRGDKEVLRQVDFGFSPHEFILLSGTSGSGKSTLLKAIAGFAGVPYSGTITVDGKSLTQASMSDKARQIGMMFQNPGQQFTMKTLRREIIFVLENLQTKPSDITEQMHEAVLLADTTELLDRQLSTLSGGEKQRAALTVLLAMRSPFLLLDEPFASIDPKTRKLLIQQLHQLKNQGKTIIICDHDFNDYADVVDTWVTLDNQVLQKVPVALLKQEQTNVLLTDHRASMDTILRLEGVRYKQNKRELLSQDSFHFSKGITTLTGNNGTGKSTLFRSIAQCHRYKGKMFLYDKKLKKSRTLYQTLSLVTQEAEKQFVTLTPAEEFTYSEYQWEDAKRQRQEAIEFLGLEPLLNRSVFHLSEGQKKSIQLLTMLSLDVPFLLLDEPFSGLDERAANYFANWFKRQANRQDMIIISHRLAPLDGVSQHHVHLDKKQLWQQDYSVKEELKDVSDEKFCFSAKRTTTTFDY; from the coding sequence ATGAGAGGGATTGAATTAAGTGAGTTGACGATTAAACGTGGCGATAAAGAGGTGTTACGTCAGGTTGACTTTGGTTTTTCTCCTCATGAATTTATTTTGCTATCTGGTACCAGTGGTAGTGGTAAATCAACGTTATTAAAAGCCATTGCTGGATTTGCTGGTGTGCCATATTCAGGTACAATCACCGTTGATGGCAAGAGTCTAACACAAGCGAGTATGTCTGATAAGGCTAGACAGATTGGTATGATGTTTCAAAATCCTGGCCAACAATTTACAATGAAAACACTACGTCGTGAAATTATTTTTGTTTTAGAAAATCTGCAAACAAAACCTAGTGATATCACGGAACAAATGCACGAGGCTGTTTTATTAGCAGATACGACAGAATTATTAGATAGACAGTTATCAACTTTATCAGGTGGGGAAAAGCAACGAGCAGCATTGACTGTTTTACTAGCGATGAGAAGTCCATTTTTATTATTAGATGAGCCGTTTGCCAGTATTGATCCTAAAACAAGAAAATTATTGATTCAACAGTTACATCAATTAAAAAATCAAGGTAAGACGATTATTATTTGCGACCATGATTTTAATGATTATGCTGATGTGGTTGATACATGGGTGACACTAGATAATCAAGTATTACAAAAAGTTCCAGTAGCCCTTTTAAAGCAAGAGCAGACAAATGTCCTGTTGACGGATCATAGAGCATCTATGGATACCATTTTAAGATTAGAAGGTGTCAGATACAAGCAAAATAAACGCGAGTTACTTAGTCAAGATTCTTTTCATTTTTCTAAAGGAATCACCACACTTACAGGAAATAACGGAACAGGGAAATCAACGTTATTTCGTTCGATAGCACAATGTCATCGTTATAAAGGTAAGATGTTTTTATACGATAAAAAGCTTAAAAAAAGCCGTACGCTATATCAGACATTATCCTTAGTTACTCAAGAAGCGGAAAAACAATTCGTGACACTCACACCAGCTGAAGAATTTACTTATAGCGAGTATCAGTGGGAGGACGCTAAACGTCAAAGACAGGAAGCGATTGAGTTTTTAGGATTGGAACCACTACTTAATCGGAGCGTGTTCCATCTCAGTGAAGGACAGAAAAAAAGCATTCAATTACTGACGATGCTGAGTTTAGATGTGCCGTTTTTACTATTAGACGAGCCGTTTTCAGGTTTAGATGAACGTGCTGCCAACTATTTTGCTAATTGGTTTAAAAGGCAAGCGAACAGACAAGATATGATTATTATTTCGCATCGATTGGCGCCACTTGATGGGGTTAGTCAACATCATGTGCATTTAGATAAGAAACAATTATGGCAACAAGATTATTCGGTAAAGGAGGAGTTAAAAGATGTCAGTGACGAAAAGTTCTGCTTTAGTGCTAAGCGGACTACTACTACTTTTGACTATTGA
- the tenA gene encoding thiaminase II, with translation MFTKIAREKSAPYWEGSFTHPFVAGIQEGTLSDEAFRYYLIQDGYYLEHFSKLHRLIAEQVEDEEVREMLLTGSNHLKEGEMSIREDFFTELGITDEEIASTDIAPTAYNYVSHMYRQLIDGTPNSAVAGLLPCAWLYQEIGTELIKTGSPHQLYQRWIETYSGEESKEEVAHQCALLNRLYEESEKAEQEKMIEAFYVSAQMEYLFWEMAYTHQKWPEGEKDAVSNY, from the coding sequence ATGTTTACAAAAATTGCACGAGAGAAATCAGCACCTTATTGGGAAGGAAGTTTTACTCATCCATTTGTCGCAGGAATCCAAGAAGGAACGTTATCTGATGAAGCGTTTCGCTATTATTTGATTCAAGATGGGTACTACTTAGAACATTTTAGTAAACTTCATCGTTTGATAGCAGAACAAGTTGAAGACGAAGAAGTGAGAGAGATGCTACTAACAGGGTCTAACCACCTTAAAGAAGGTGAGATGAGTATTAGAGAGGATTTCTTTACTGAGTTAGGTATTACAGATGAAGAAATCGCTAGTACTGATATTGCTCCAACAGCTTATAATTATGTGTCACACATGTATCGTCAATTAATTGATGGGACGCCAAATAGTGCTGTTGCGGGTTTACTACCATGTGCGTGGTTATATCAAGAAATCGGGACTGAATTAATCAAGACGGGTTCACCTCATCAGTTGTACCAACGATGGATTGAAACATACTCTGGAGAAGAATCAAAAGAAGAAGTCGCTCATCAATGTGCTTTGCTGAATCGACTTTACGAAGAAAGTGAAAAAGCAGAACAAGAAAAAATGATTGAGGCATTTTATGTGAGTGCTCAAATGGAATACCTGTTTTGGGAAATGGCATATACACATCAAAAATGGCCGGAAGGAGAAAAAGATGCCGTCTCAAACTACTAA
- a CDS encoding NAD(P)H-binding protein, with product MNIFIVGASGRVATKLIKNLIEEGHYVVAGSRHPKNIIEMDGVKSVKLDLHDSIDEIANIIGQPDVIYFTAGSRGQDLLQTDAFGAVKVMKAAEKNQINRFIMLSSLFSLEPDKWYLEGLRELTDYNIAKFFADNYLINDTSLCYTILQPGALTETKGTMKITIDDGIAGSNSIDNVAQTLSYLLDNEKTFYKVITMRDGDMDIEQALNNIN from the coding sequence ATGAATATTTTTATTGTTGGCGCAAGTGGAAGAGTTGCGACTAAATTAATTAAAAATCTTATTGAAGAAGGGCACTATGTGGTGGCTGGTTCTAGACACCCCAAAAATATTATTGAAATGGATGGGGTTAAATCTGTGAAACTAGACCTTCATGATAGTATTGACGAAATAGCTAATATTATTGGACAGCCAGATGTGATTTATTTTACCGCGGGCTCACGAGGACAGGATTTATTACAGACGGATGCTTTTGGTGCCGTAAAAGTCATGAAAGCTGCTGAAAAAAATCAAATCAATCGGTTTATTATGTTAAGTTCTCTTTTTTCTTTAGAACCTGATAAATGGTATTTAGAAGGATTAAGGGAGTTGACAGATTATAATATAGCCAAATTTTTTGCAGATAATTATTTAATAAATGACACGTCTCTTTGTTATACTATTTTACAACCAGGAGCGTTAACTGAAACAAAAGGAACGATGAAAATAACAATTGATGATGGTATAGCAGGAAGTAATTCTATTGACAATGTTGCGCAGACTCTATCGTATCTATTAGATAATGAGAAGACTTTTTATAAAGTAATCACAATGCGTGATGGAGATATGGACATTGAGCAGGCATTGAATAATATTAATTAA
- a CDS encoding HdeD family acid-resistance protein produces the protein MSNEKNGFDWSSFLLGILFIFASLASFQDPAGNLVAIVVVFGMFAIIKGIFELFLRKKVREFIGFSATMPIVVGIFDIIVGIFLLFNISAGVVALPFVFAIWFLIDSLVGLFSSNALKNLNTGYYWFSIIINILGVIVGFILLANPLSSALTLSFLVGFYFMMFGMTEIIYAFR, from the coding sequence ATGTCAAATGAAAAAAATGGATTTGATTGGTCCTCATTTTTATTAGGAATTTTGTTTATCTTTGCATCGTTGGCGTCGTTTCAAGATCCTGCTGGAAATTTAGTGGCAATCGTTGTAGTTTTTGGAATGTTTGCTATTATTAAAGGTATTTTTGAATTGTTTTTAAGAAAGAAAGTGAGAGAATTTATAGGTTTTTCTGCAACAATGCCAATAGTAGTTGGTATTTTTGATATCATTGTTGGTATCTTTTTATTATTTAATATCTCTGCAGGTGTTGTGGCTCTACCATTTGTGTTTGCTATTTGGTTTTTAATTGATTCATTAGTCGGTTTATTTAGTTCAAATGCTTTAAAAAATTTGAATACAGGTTACTATTGGTTCTCAATCATTATTAATATTTTAGGTGTGATTGTAGGATTCATACTTTTAGCAAATCCACTATCATCTGCTTTGACATTGAGCTTTTTAGTAGGGTTTTATTTTATGATGTTTGGTATGACTGAAATTATCTATGCTTTTCGTTAA
- the thiE gene encoding thiamine phosphate synthase: protein MIDEALTLYLVTNSDGLSDDVFLTRVEEACKNGVTLVQLREKKASTREFYQKALAIKGITDKYGIPLIINDRVDVCLAVDAAGVHIGDDELPVDVTRQLIGPDKWLGVSAKTVERALEAKEQGADHLGVGAMFPTTTKENAPTTDISVLQDIIHAAQLPVVAIGGIKEENMAALRDTDISGVAIVSDIMQADDVAKKTQALKKQIVSIKEKNHHDN, encoded by the coding sequence ATGATTGATGAGGCATTAACATTGTATTTAGTGACAAATTCAGATGGGTTATCTGATGACGTCTTTTTAACCAGAGTAGAGGAAGCATGTAAAAATGGTGTGACACTTGTCCAATTAAGAGAAAAAAAAGCTAGCACACGAGAATTTTATCAAAAAGCGTTAGCAATTAAAGGTATTACGGATAAATATGGTATACCTCTTATTATCAATGACCGAGTCGATGTGTGTTTGGCTGTTGATGCAGCTGGTGTGCACATTGGAGATGATGAGTTGCCAGTTGATGTGACACGTCAGTTGATTGGTCCGGATAAATGGTTAGGTGTCTCAGCTAAAACCGTTGAGCGAGCACTTGAGGCCAAAGAACAAGGAGCAGACCATTTAGGTGTCGGGGCCATGTTTCCAACAACGACGAAAGAAAATGCTCCAACAACGGATATCTCAGTTTTGCAAGATATCATTCACGCAGCACAGTTACCAGTTGTCGCGATTGGCGGGATTAAAGAAGAAAATATGGCTGCATTACGTGACACAGATATTTCAGGTGTCGCGATTGTGAGTGACATTATGCAAGCTGATGATGTAGCGAAAAAAACACAAGCCTTAAAGAAACAGATTGTAAGTATAAAGGAGAAAAATCATCATGACAATTAA
- a CDS encoding ECF transporter S component produces the protein MLQKWSLREVVLLAFLAFLFGGVFMGAGFLNATLNILLTPLGLGLIGKQVIFGMWTMAAPMAAMLIPKKGSAILGEVLAALAEMIYGSYFGPGVLLSGFIQGLGTELGFIVTGYKRYDYLPLVYGAIGTTIFSFIHTYIKYGFHVYPWWMITTLFLVRLLSVMFFGVEVVSFVMKLYNKSQRLATL, from the coding sequence TTGTTACAAAAATGGTCGTTACGTGAGGTAGTATTACTTGCGTTTTTAGCTTTTTTATTTGGTGGAGTCTTTATGGGAGCAGGTTTTTTAAATGCGACACTAAATATTTTACTAACACCATTAGGGTTGGGATTAATTGGGAAACAGGTGATTTTTGGAATGTGGACAATGGCAGCACCAATGGCTGCGATGTTAATTCCTAAAAAAGGCAGTGCCATCTTGGGAGAGGTATTAGCAGCCTTAGCTGAAATGATTTATGGTAGCTATTTTGGACCAGGTGTTTTATTATCAGGATTTATTCAAGGTCTTGGGACAGAGTTAGGATTTATTGTAACAGGGTACAAACGATATGATTATCTTCCGCTAGTGTATGGAGCTATTGGAACAACTATTTTTAGTTTCATTCACACATATATTAAATATGGCTTTCATGTGTATCCATGGTGGATGATTACGACACTATTTTTAGTGAGATTACTATCAGTGATGTTTTTTGGAGTAGAGGTTGTATCATTTGTGATGAAGTTATACAACAAGAGCCAACGATTAGCAACACTTTAA
- a CDS encoding endonuclease/exonuclease/phosphatase family protein has product MKKLLMITLGIVISLLSTVLLLIGYLSIKEYKPREVETAITTKGKNMLQQQTDISLLTLNIGYGGLSSSEDFFMDGGKNIQPKSKQLVEENLAGITTMLKEHPSDMYLLQEVDLDSKRSYHINQKESLSNALHMPSTFAYNFNVPYVPFPIPPIGKVESGIVTMTNATMSEAKRIALPNPFSWPVRMANLKRALLETRFPISGSDKELVVFNLHLDAYDNGQGKIEQSKLLKKVLEEEYDKGNYVIAGGDFNQVFEGTQSFPQTGQKGWKPGSISSTDIPDHFSFSYDDTHPSVRVLNHAFTGDYESSQVYVIDGFIVSDNINTKQTNTYDYQFRYTDHHPVQMTFQLK; this is encoded by the coding sequence ATGAAAAAATTATTAATGATTACATTAGGGATTGTCATAAGTTTACTAAGTACCGTATTATTACTTATTGGCTATCTTTCAATCAAAGAATATAAACCTAGAGAAGTTGAAACAGCGATAACTACTAAAGGAAAAAACATGTTGCAACAACAGACTGACATCTCACTGCTCACACTAAATATTGGTTATGGCGGCTTATCCAGCTCTGAAGATTTTTTTATGGATGGCGGGAAAAATATCCAACCTAAATCTAAACAACTCGTCGAAGAAAATTTAGCTGGGATTACAACAATGTTAAAAGAGCATCCTTCTGATATGTATTTATTACAAGAAGTGGATTTAGATTCAAAACGCTCATACCATATAAACCAAAAAGAATCGCTGTCTAATGCGCTTCATATGCCAAGCACATTTGCGTATAATTTCAATGTACCATACGTCCCATTCCCTATCCCACCGATTGGAAAAGTAGAAAGTGGAATCGTCACGATGACTAACGCAACTATGAGTGAAGCAAAACGCATTGCGCTACCTAATCCTTTTTCTTGGCCTGTTCGTATGGCTAATTTAAAACGTGCACTGCTTGAAACAAGATTTCCCATAAGTGGCAGTGATAAAGAGTTAGTTGTCTTTAATTTACATCTAGATGCTTATGATAATGGTCAAGGGAAAATTGAACAAAGTAAACTTCTAAAAAAAGTACTTGAAGAAGAGTATGATAAAGGAAATTATGTCATTGCTGGAGGAGATTTTAACCAAGTCTTTGAAGGCACTCAATCATTCCCTCAAACAGGGCAAAAAGGATGGAAGCCTGGAAGTATTAGTTCAACTGATATTCCTGATCATTTCTCTTTTTCATATGATGATACCCATCCTTCAGTCAGAGTATTAAACCATGCGTTTACTGGTGATTATGAATCCTCTCAAGTCTATGTGATTGATGGGTTTATCGTATCAGACAATATCAATACTAAGCAAACCAATACCTATGATTATCAATTTAGATACACAGATCATCACCCTGTACAAATGACCTTTCAATTAAAATAA
- a CDS encoding DUF4396 domain-containing protein: MVAIPYWLTVLAWISLFLAGISFIYIALDVKKHPQKMKIMTIVWPLTALFGSFIWVLAYKKWGENHLSEKMKMDDSMNMGSSSKSMAVSVFIGTCHCGAGCSLADLIIEWLLYFFPALYVVGGYPTIFSHKLFSGFVLAFILALIIGVSFQYFAIVPMKHLSRKEGIIAAIKADTLSLSCWQIGMYAAVALCQLSLFPHFFGGEVLPTTPVFWLMMQVAMLVGFCTAYPMNWWLIKTGIKEKM, from the coding sequence ATGGTAGCTATACCATATTGGTTAACTGTTTTAGCTTGGATTAGTTTATTTTTAGCAGGTATTTCTTTTATTTATATTGCATTAGATGTGAAAAAACACCCACAAAAAATGAAAATAATGACGATTGTTTGGCCATTAACTGCTTTATTTGGGTCGTTTATCTGGGTTTTGGCTTATAAAAAGTGGGGTGAAAACCACTTGTCAGAAAAAATGAAAATGGATGATTCTATGAATATGGGTTCATCAAGTAAGTCAATGGCAGTCTCTGTTTTTATTGGGACATGTCATTGTGGGGCTGGGTGTAGTTTAGCTGATTTAATCATAGAGTGGCTACTATACTTTTTTCCAGCATTGTATGTTGTGGGAGGTTACCCAACTATTTTCTCTCATAAATTATTTTCAGGATTTGTTCTAGCTTTTATTTTGGCTCTAATTATTGGAGTCAGTTTTCAGTACTTTGCAATTGTTCCGATGAAGCACTTAAGTAGAAAAGAAGGGATTATAGCTGCGATAAAAGCAGATACCTTATCGTTATCTTGTTGGCAAATAGGGATGTATGCTGCTGTTGCATTGTGCCAATTAAGTCTTTTTCCTCATTTCTTTGGAGGAGAAGTGTTACCAACTACACCTGTTTTTTGGTTAATGATGCAAGTTGCTATGTTGGTTGGATTTTGTACAGCATATCCAATGAATTGGTGGTTAATTAAGACAGGTATTAAAGAAAAAATGTAG
- a CDS encoding ECF transporter S component translates to MKGKWTLREVVLLALLAFLFGGVFMGAGFLYAGLSAVLTPLGLSPFANEILFGLWTMAAPMAGILIPRKGSSILGEMLAALAEMLYGTYFGPGVLISGFFQGLGTELGFMVTRYKRYDIVPLFYGAIGTTVLSFVYEFFKFGYGTYSIGMILSLLAVRFLSVTFFGVVVVSMVMKLYNRSQELSVVKE, encoded by the coding sequence ATGAAGGGTAAATGGACATTACGTGAGGTTGTTTTATTAGCATTATTAGCCTTTTTATTTGGCGGAGTATTTATGGGGGCAGGATTTTTATATGCAGGGTTATCAGCTGTGTTAACGCCACTTGGATTAAGTCCTTTTGCTAATGAAATATTATTTGGGTTATGGACAATGGCAGCACCAATGGCAGGGATATTAATTCCTAGAAAAGGAAGCTCCATTTTAGGAGAAATGTTGGCTGCATTAGCAGAGATGTTATATGGCACGTATTTTGGACCAGGTGTTCTTATTTCAGGTTTTTTCCAAGGACTTGGAACAGAACTAGGGTTTATGGTAACACGATATAAACGCTACGACATCGTGCCATTATTTTACGGGGCAATTGGTACAACGGTCTTAAGTTTTGTATATGAATTTTTTAAATTTGGATATGGAACGTATTCAATTGGAATGATTTTATCACTTCTTGCTGTGCGATTTTTATCGGTGACGTTCTTTGGCGTTGTTGTGGTGTCAATGGTCATGAAGCTTTATAACCGTTCACAAGAGCTTTCGGTAGTAAAAGAATGA
- a CDS encoding MgtC/SapB family protein, which translates to MTLLSLAQTVLRLGLSIVMGGTIGYEREQKNRPAGMKTHILVCLGATIIALIQQEIANEAISLVQENPDIAHIVKFDQSRLIAQVVSGIGFLGAGTIIVTRQRITGLTTAASLWSCAAIGIGLGMGFYLVTILGFISIMFSLSLVKQIITVSKVNNLEIQYVHRKETKDFIHQYFEVRQIEIEDVTFEVQIIEGEKYYKNVYTIDLPKTLTYADVIEELSMYSNVREIRLVAISD; encoded by the coding sequence ATGACATTATTGTCACTTGCTCAAACAGTTTTAAGATTAGGGTTATCCATTGTAATGGGAGGTACTATTGGGTATGAAAGGGAACAAAAAAACCGTCCGGCTGGGATGAAAACACATATATTAGTCTGCTTAGGAGCAACCATTATTGCATTAATTCAACAAGAAATAGCTAATGAAGCTATAAGTTTGGTACAAGAAAATCCAGATATTGCGCATATTGTAAAATTTGATCAATCTAGATTAATCGCTCAAGTAGTAAGTGGTATAGGTTTTCTAGGAGCAGGAACGATTATTGTAACAAGGCAACGTATTACAGGCTTGACAACAGCAGCATCATTATGGTCATGTGCTGCAATTGGTATTGGTTTGGGGATGGGTTTTTATTTGGTCACAATATTAGGATTTATATCAATAATGTTTTCGTTATCATTAGTGAAGCAAATTATTACAGTTTCTAAAGTAAATAATTTAGAAATTCAATACGTGCATAGAAAAGAAACAAAAGATTTTATTCATCAATATTTTGAAGTACGTCAAATTGAAATAGAAGATGTTACATTTGAAGTTCAAATTATCGAAGGTGAAAAATATTATAAAAATGTTTATACGATTGATTTGCCGAAAACATTAACCTATGCTGATGTGATTGAAGAGTTATCTATGTATTCAAATGTACGGGAAATAAGGTTAGTGGCTATTAGTGATTAA